From Methanofastidiosum sp., the proteins below share one genomic window:
- a CDS encoding glycosyl transferase, whose product MNKVSILKKLKIDGLLKFIPDSLYLRFAYYVKVGKKLNLRNPQTFNEKIQWLKLYDRKPEYTKLVDKYEVRKYIAETIGEEYLIPLLGVYDNFDEIDFDALPNEFVLKPNHTSGNIYICKDKLKINYVELKKEVNMWLKRRYYWVHREWPYKNIKPRIICEKYMVDESGIELKDYKIFCFNGEPKLIQVDYDRFSGHKRNLYDTEWNYIPASIQYPTDPNTIIKKPNKLNEMLKLARILSKDYPHVRVDFYYVNDRIYFGEMTFYHGAGYEKFEPESLEMEMGSWLELPSKISK is encoded by the coding sequence ATGAACAAAGTAAGCATTTTAAAGAAGCTTAAGATTGATGGACTATTAAAATTCATACCAGATTCATTATATTTACGGTTTGCGTATTATGTTAAAGTGGGTAAAAAGCTTAATCTTAGAAATCCTCAGACTTTCAATGAAAAAATTCAATGGCTAAAACTATATGATCGAAAGCCTGAGTATACAAAGTTAGTTGATAAGTATGAAGTGAGAAAATACATCGCGGAAACGATTGGTGAAGAATATTTAATACCGCTTTTAGGAGTATACGATAATTTTGATGAAATAGATTTTGATGCTTTACCAAATGAATTTGTATTAAAACCTAACCATACCTCAGGAAACATTTATATATGCAAAGATAAATTAAAGATTAATTATGTTGAGCTAAAAAAAGAAGTCAATATGTGGCTTAAACGAAGGTATTATTGGGTTCATCGAGAATGGCCGTATAAAAATATTAAACCAAGAATTATATGTGAAAAATATATGGTGGATGAATCTGGCATAGAACTTAAAGATTACAAAATATTTTGTTTTAACGGTGAACCTAAATTGATTCAAGTTGATTACGATCGATTCAGTGGACATAAGAGAAACTTGTATGACACTGAGTGGAATTATATACCTGCTTCTATTCAATATCCTACAGATCCTAATACGATTATTAAAAAACCGAATAAGTTAAATGAAATGCTCAAGCTAGCTAGAATATTATCGAAAGATTATCCACATGTAAGGGTGGACTTCTATTACGTTAATGACAGAATTTATTTTGGAGAAATGACGTTCTATCATGGGGCGGGTTATGAAAAATTTGAACCAGAAAGTTTAGAAATGGAAATGGGTAGTTGGTTAGAATTGCCCT